A section of the Gloeobacter violaceus PCC 7421 genome encodes:
- the rpsD gene encoding 30S ribosomal protein S4, with protein sequence MARYTGPVCKLCRAVGMKLYLKGIRCSSPKCAIERRNFRPGVHGQARQKLSEYAIRLKEKQKARWSYGVLEKQFRRTFSDASRATGNTGAKFLELLERRLDNVVYRLGFATSRAQARQWVNHGHFAVNGRRVSIPSYRVRPGDAITVMPNSAAFVKEALEAASLPQAPKWLEANRETLAATVKALPEREDIDTPVQELLIVEFYSR encoded by the coding sequence ATGGCTCGCTACACCGGTCCCGTCTGCAAGCTTTGCCGCGCCGTCGGCATGAAGCTCTACCTCAAGGGCATTCGCTGCTCCTCGCCCAAGTGCGCCATCGAACGGCGCAATTTCCGCCCCGGCGTGCACGGCCAGGCGCGCCAAAAACTCAGCGAATACGCCATCCGCCTCAAAGAAAAGCAAAAAGCGCGCTGGAGCTACGGCGTGCTCGAAAAGCAATTTCGCCGCACCTTCTCCGATGCCAGCCGCGCCACGGGCAACACCGGCGCCAAGTTTCTGGAATTGCTCGAGAGACGTCTTGACAACGTCGTCTACCGCCTCGGTTTTGCCACCTCCCGCGCCCAGGCGCGTCAGTGGGTCAACCACGGCCACTTTGCCGTCAACGGCCGGCGCGTCTCGATCCCGAGCTACCGGGTTCGTCCGGGGGATGCGATTACCGTCATGCCCAATTCGGCCGCCTTTGTCAAAGAGGCCCTCGAAGCGGCCAGCCTGCCCCAGGCTCCCAAGTGGCTCGAAGCCAACCGCGAGACCCTCGCTGCCACGGTGAAGGCCCTTCCCGAGCGCGAGGACATCGATACGCCGGTCCAGGAACTGTTGATTGTTGAGTTTTACTCCCGCTAG
- the rpsK gene encoding 30S ribosomal protein S11, with the protein MAKPTRGGQKKKVRRNVPSGVAHIQSTFNNTIVTIADTVGDVISWASAGSSGFKGAKKGTPFAAQQAAESAGRRAIDSGMRQCEVMVSGPGAGRETAIRALQAVGLEITLIRDVTPIPHNGCRPPKRRRV; encoded by the coding sequence ATGGCGAAACCAACCCGTGGCGGGCAGAAAAAGAAAGTTCGGCGCAATGTGCCGAGTGGTGTGGCCCACATTCAATCCACGTTCAACAACACGATCGTCACTATTGCCGATACCGTCGGCGATGTGATTTCCTGGGCGTCTGCCGGCTCCAGCGGCTTCAAAGGCGCCAAAAAAGGCACCCCCTTCGCCGCTCAGCAGGCGGCCGAATCGGCCGGCCGCCGGGCCATCGACTCGGGCATGCGCCAGTGCGAGGTGATGGTCAGCGGCCCCGGCGCCGGCCGGGAGACGGCCATCCGGGCTTTGCAGGCGGTGGGGCTTGAGATTACCCTCATCCGCGACGTCACTCCGATTCCCCACAACGGCTGCCGCCCGCCCAAGCGCCGCCGCGTCTAA
- the rpsM gene encoding 30S ribosomal protein S13: protein MARIAGVDIPREKRVEIALTYIFGIGPSRATQILLSTGINPNLRVRELTDVQVSLLREEIEQKYQVEGDLRRFENINIKRLMDIGCLRGRRHRLGLPVRGQRTRTNARTRRGGRKTVAGKKKAAAKK, encoded by the coding sequence ATGGCGCGTATTGCAGGCGTAGACATTCCCCGGGAAAAACGGGTCGAAATTGCCCTCACCTACATCTTTGGTATCGGCCCCTCCAGAGCCACCCAAATTCTACTGTCCACCGGCATCAATCCCAACCTGCGCGTGCGCGAGTTGACCGACGTCCAGGTCAGCCTCCTGCGCGAGGAAATCGAACAGAAGTATCAGGTCGAAGGCGATCTGCGGCGCTTCGAGAACATCAATATCAAGCGCCTGATGGATATCGGCTGCCTGCGCGGCCGTCGCCACCGCCTCGGCCTGCCCGTGCGCGGTCAGCGCACCCGCACCAACGCCCGTACCCGTCGAGGCGGGCGCAAGACCGTGGCCGGCAAGAAAAAAGCCGCCGCCAAGAAGTAA
- the rpmJ gene encoding 50S ribosomal protein L36, with protein sequence MKVRASVKPICEKCRVIRRKGRVMVICENPKHKQRQG encoded by the coding sequence ATGAAAGTCCGTGCGTCCGTCAAACCGATATGTGAGAAGTGCCGGGTGATCCGCCGCAAGGGGCGGGTCATGGTCATTTGCGAGAACCCCAAGCACAAGCAGCGGCAGGGCTAG
- a CDS encoding tetratricopeptide repeat protein, whose amino-acid sequence MPRGFGKPPRRDNRPSTAMAQAAELLDLGLVLHRQGRLAEAIVRYGQALDFQADYVEAHFALGLALQARGEGEEAIHHFQRAIELRSYYTDAHFALGTALQEQRDFEGALGCYQRTLAIEPEYVKAHNNLGAVQRELGNLDDAIASYRRALALEPDYLEAHNNLGVVLRERGQLEEAALCFKRAFQLQPDFAEAYYNLGLLLHSQQKLAEAISVYRTALIIKGDLVEARVNLAHALQASGQGDAAIEEHRRAVELAPALAEAHCGLGNALRDAGRLAEAAECYAEALRLKPDYAEARHYLAAVGGAPTPAMTDPDYVAALFDEYAERFDRHLTGELAYRAPELLVGAVQAATPHTEGLLNVLDLGCGTGLCGPLLRPLAQRLVGMDLSAKMIGKARARGVYDDLAVGEMTEWLGRHHDAFDLIVAADVFTYVGDLAAVFAAAALTLVPGGVLACSVEAGEAGYTLLPNGRYAHALDYVHKEAAAAALVAVSTERAILRTERGRAVEGWIVVLRSLR is encoded by the coding sequence ATGCCCCGAGGTTTTGGCAAACCCCCCCGCCGTGACAATCGACCGTCCACGGCCATGGCCCAGGCTGCGGAGCTGCTCGATCTGGGGTTGGTTCTGCACCGGCAGGGACGCCTGGCCGAAGCGATTGTCCGCTACGGCCAGGCGCTCGACTTTCAGGCCGATTATGTCGAGGCCCACTTTGCCCTGGGGCTTGCCCTGCAGGCGCGCGGCGAGGGCGAAGAAGCCATTCACCATTTTCAGCGCGCCATCGAGCTGCGTAGTTACTATACCGACGCCCACTTTGCCCTGGGGACCGCCCTGCAGGAGCAGCGGGACTTCGAAGGGGCGCTCGGTTGCTACCAGCGCACCCTCGCCATCGAACCCGAGTACGTCAAAGCCCACAACAATCTCGGGGCGGTCCAGCGCGAACTGGGGAATCTAGATGATGCGATCGCCTCCTACCGGCGGGCGTTGGCCCTCGAACCGGATTACCTCGAAGCCCACAACAATCTCGGGGTGGTCCTGCGCGAGCGCGGCCAATTAGAAGAAGCCGCCCTTTGTTTTAAGCGGGCTTTTCAGCTGCAACCCGATTTTGCCGAGGCTTACTACAACCTCGGTCTGCTCCTGCACTCCCAGCAAAAACTCGCCGAGGCAATCTCTGTCTACCGCACCGCCCTAATTATCAAAGGCGACCTGGTGGAGGCGCGCGTCAACCTGGCCCACGCCCTGCAGGCAAGCGGCCAGGGCGACGCGGCCATCGAGGAGCACCGCCGGGCGGTTGAACTGGCACCGGCTCTGGCTGAAGCCCACTGCGGACTGGGTAACGCCCTGCGCGACGCGGGCCGACTGGCCGAAGCCGCCGAGTGCTACGCCGAAGCACTGCGCCTCAAACCCGATTACGCCGAGGCCCGCCACTACCTGGCGGCGGTGGGCGGCGCTCCCACTCCGGCCATGACCGACCCGGATTACGTGGCGGCTCTTTTTGATGAATACGCCGAGCGCTTCGACCGGCACCTGACCGGGGAACTGGCCTACCGGGCGCCCGAACTGCTCGTGGGGGCCGTCCAAGCCGCCACTCCCCACACCGAGGGACTCTTGAACGTCCTCGATCTCGGCTGCGGCACCGGGCTTTGCGGCCCGCTTTTGCGGCCTTTGGCCCAGCGGTTGGTGGGGATGGATCTCTCGGCCAAGATGATCGGCAAAGCGCGCGCGCGCGGCGTCTACGACGATCTGGCGGTGGGCGAGATGACCGAGTGGCTGGGGCGGCACCACGACGCCTTTGACCTGATCGTCGCGGCGGATGTGTTCACCTACGTGGGCGACCTGGCCGCCGTGTTCGCCGCCGCGGCCCTCACCCTGGTGCCGGGGGGCGTGCTCGCTTGCTCGGTCGAAGCGGGCGAAGCGGGCTACACCCTGCTCCCCAACGGCCGCTACGCCCATGCCCTCGATTATGTGCACAAGGAGGCCGCCGCCGCCGCTCTGGTGGCGGTGAGCACCGAGCGGGCCATTTTGCGCACCGAGCGAGGCCGGGCGGTCGAAGGCTGGATCGTCGTGCTGCGCAGCCTGCGTTGA
- the clpB gene encoding ATP-dependent chaperone ClpB has product MQPNNPNQFTEKAWDAIVRTTEVAKEYRQQQLESEHLFKALLDQDGGLAGSIFTKAGVNLTKLGERVEQFINRQPKLTNPGQSVYLGRSLDALLDRAEGFRKEYGDDFISIEHLVLAFAKDVRFGQQILREFSLDEAKLKAVVAQVRGNQKVTSQNPESTYESLDKYGRDLTQLAREGKLDPVIGRDEEIRRTIQILSRRTKNNPVLIGEPGVGKTAIAEGLAQRIVSGDVPESLQGRKLIALDMGALIAGSKYRGEFEERLKAVLNEVTKSEGQIVLFIDEIHTVVGAGATQGAMDAGNLLKPMLARGELRCIGATTLDEYRKYIEKDAALERRFQQVYVDQPTVEDTISILRGLKERYEVHHGVRISDSALVAAAVLSHRYISDRFLPDKAIDLMDEAAAKLKMEITSKPEALDEVDRKILQLEMERLSLAKESDAASRDRLERLEKELADLKEEQRSLNAQWQAEKDIIDQVQAVKEEIDQVNVQIQQAERDYDLNRAAELKYGKLSELQKRLDAADKQLSETQTSGRSLLREEVTEEDIAEIISKWTGIPVSKLVASEREKLLHLEDELHKRVVGQEEAVRIVSEAIQRSRAGLADPNRPIASFIFLGPTGVGKTELAKALASFLFDDENAMVRIDMSEYMEKHSVSRLIGAPPGYVGYDEGGQLTEAVRRRPYAVVLFDEIEKAHNDVFNVLLQVLDDGRITDSQGRTIDFKNAVIIMTSNIGSDAILRLGGNDAYYEQMREEVMRAMQVHFRPEFLNRVDDIIIFRNLRRDQLAAIVKLQIARLEKRLADRKITLKLSEAAIDYIVEAGYDPVYGARPLKRAIQNELVNPLARGLLKGDFNDGDTIFVDIENERPVFRRLSAMPVV; this is encoded by the coding sequence ATGCAGCCCAACAACCCGAACCAATTCACCGAGAAGGCCTGGGATGCGATCGTCCGCACCACCGAGGTAGCTAAGGAGTACCGCCAGCAGCAGCTGGAGAGCGAACATCTTTTTAAGGCGCTCCTGGATCAAGACGGGGGGTTGGCCGGTTCGATTTTTACCAAGGCGGGTGTGAACCTGACGAAGCTTGGCGAGCGGGTCGAGCAGTTTATCAACCGCCAGCCCAAACTCACCAACCCCGGCCAGAGCGTCTACCTCGGCCGCAGCCTCGACGCGCTGTTGGATCGCGCCGAGGGTTTCCGCAAAGAGTACGGCGACGATTTTATTTCGATCGAGCACCTGGTGCTGGCCTTCGCCAAGGACGTGCGCTTCGGACAGCAGATTCTGCGTGAATTCAGCCTCGATGAAGCGAAGCTTAAAGCGGTCGTGGCCCAGGTGCGCGGCAACCAGAAGGTGACCAGCCAGAATCCTGAAAGCACCTACGAGTCGCTCGATAAATACGGCCGGGATCTGACCCAATTGGCCCGCGAAGGCAAGCTCGATCCGGTGATCGGCCGCGACGAGGAGATTCGCCGCACCATCCAGATTCTCTCGCGCCGCACCAAAAATAACCCCGTACTGATTGGCGAACCCGGCGTGGGCAAGACGGCCATCGCCGAGGGGCTCGCCCAGCGCATCGTCAGCGGCGATGTGCCCGAGTCGCTCCAGGGCCGCAAGCTGATCGCCCTCGACATGGGAGCACTGATTGCCGGATCTAAGTACCGGGGCGAATTTGAAGAACGGCTCAAGGCGGTCCTCAACGAGGTGACCAAGTCCGAGGGGCAGATCGTCCTTTTTATCGACGAAATTCACACGGTCGTGGGTGCGGGTGCCACCCAGGGCGCCATGGACGCGGGCAATTTGCTCAAGCCGATGCTGGCCCGCGGCGAACTGCGCTGCATTGGGGCTACGACCCTCGATGAATACCGCAAATACATCGAGAAAGACGCTGCCCTGGAGCGCCGCTTCCAGCAGGTCTACGTCGATCAACCCACGGTCGAGGACACCATTTCGATTCTGCGCGGCCTCAAAGAGCGCTACGAAGTCCACCACGGTGTGCGCATCTCCGACAGCGCCCTGGTGGCGGCGGCGGTGCTTTCTCATCGCTACATCAGCGACCGTTTTTTGCCCGACAAAGCGATCGACTTGATGGACGAGGCGGCGGCCAAGCTCAAGATGGAAATCACCTCCAAGCCCGAGGCCCTCGACGAGGTCGACCGCAAGATCCTGCAGCTGGAGATGGAGCGGCTGTCGCTGGCCAAGGAGTCCGACGCCGCCTCGCGCGATCGTCTGGAGCGGCTTGAAAAAGAACTGGCCGACCTCAAAGAAGAGCAGCGCTCCCTCAACGCCCAGTGGCAGGCCGAGAAGGACATCATCGACCAGGTCCAGGCCGTCAAAGAAGAAATCGACCAAGTCAACGTCCAGATCCAGCAGGCCGAGCGCGACTACGACCTCAACCGCGCCGCCGAACTGAAATACGGCAAACTGTCCGAATTGCAAAAGCGCCTCGACGCGGCCGACAAACAACTGAGCGAGACCCAGACCAGTGGCCGGTCGCTGTTGCGCGAGGAGGTCACCGAGGAGGACATCGCCGAAATCATCTCCAAGTGGACCGGCATCCCGGTGAGCAAACTGGTGGCGAGCGAACGCGAGAAGCTGTTGCACCTCGAAGACGAGTTGCACAAGCGGGTGGTGGGGCAGGAAGAAGCGGTGCGGATTGTCTCTGAAGCCATTCAGCGATCGCGCGCCGGACTTGCAGACCCGAACCGGCCGATCGCGAGCTTTATTTTTCTGGGGCCGACCGGCGTGGGCAAGACCGAGCTTGCCAAGGCGCTCGCGTCGTTTTTGTTCGACGACGAGAATGCCATGGTGCGCATCGACATGTCCGAGTACATGGAGAAGCACAGCGTCTCGCGGCTGATTGGTGCCCCCCCAGGCTACGTGGGCTACGACGAAGGCGGCCAGCTCACCGAGGCGGTGCGCCGCCGGCCCTACGCGGTGGTGCTCTTTGACGAGATCGAAAAAGCCCACAACGACGTCTTCAACGTGCTGTTGCAGGTGCTCGACGACGGGCGGATCACCGATTCGCAGGGCCGCACGATCGATTTCAAAAACGCAGTGATCATCATGACCAGCAACATCGGCTCCGATGCGATCTTGCGCCTGGGCGGCAACGACGCCTACTACGAGCAGATGCGCGAGGAGGTGATGCGCGCCATGCAGGTCCACTTCCGGCCGGAATTTCTCAACCGCGTCGATGACATCATCATCTTCCGCAACCTGCGCCGCGATCAGCTCGCCGCCATCGTCAAGCTGCAGATCGCACGGCTGGAGAAGCGGCTGGCCGATCGCAAGATCACCCTCAAGCTCAGCGAGGCCGCCATCGACTACATCGTCGAGGCGGGCTACGACCCGGTCTACGGTGCGCGCCCCCTCAAGCGGGCCATCCAGAATGAACTGGTCAACCCGCTCGCCCGGGGATTGCTCAAGGGGGATTTTAACGACGGCGACACCATCTTTGTCGACATCGAGAACGAAAGGCCCGTCTTCCGCCGCCTAAGCGCCATGCCGGTTGTCTAG
- a CDS encoding DUF29 domain-containing protein has protein sequence MDTGLQPQHQRKCSYRSDFHAWTVEQAAALKARQWDRLDIENLAEEIEALGRAERRELESRLAVLIAHLLKWQFQSERRSNSWQATIDEQRDQIARLLTSQPSLQS, from the coding sequence ATGGATACCGGTTTGCAACCCCAACACCAGCGAAAGTGTTCGTACCGGAGCGATTTTCACGCCTGGACCGTCGAGCAGGCCGCCGCGCTGAAGGCCCGGCAGTGGGATCGGTTGGATATCGAAAATCTGGCGGAGGAGATCGAAGCTTTGGGCAGGGCGGAGCGCCGCGAACTGGAAAGTCGCCTGGCGGTCTTGATCGCTCATCTGCTCAAATGGCAGTTCCAGAGCGAGCGGCGCAGCAATTCCTGGCAGGCGACCATCGACGAGCAACGCGACCAAATTGCGCGGCTGCTCACCAGTCAACCGAGCCTGCAATCTTAA
- a CDS encoding 6-carboxytetrahydropterin synthase, with amino-acid sequence MGCLIVRRARFSAAHRYWLSELSEAENRSRFGPTTRIHGHNYVLFVSMLGPVDEYGMVLNLSDVKHVIKREVTAQLDTNLLNEAWPELAETLPTTEHLARVIFHRLVPHLPVVRVQLFESDDLWAEYQGEGMQAYLTISDHFAAAHRLALDSLSLEENTEIYGLCARPNGHGHNYHVEITVKGEVDGRTGMLVDLAALQQILKDKVLLPFDHTFLNKDVPYFAGVVPTAENIALHIRDLLEEPVRALGARLHKVRLIESPNNSVEVHTESYAPLVG; translated from the coding sequence ATGGGTTGCCTGATTGTGCGCCGTGCCCGCTTCAGTGCGGCTCATCGCTACTGGTTATCGGAACTAAGCGAAGCGGAAAACCGTTCGCGCTTCGGCCCCACCACCCGCATCCACGGGCACAACTACGTGCTGTTCGTCTCGATGCTGGGTCCGGTGGACGAGTACGGCATGGTGCTTAACCTAAGCGACGTCAAGCACGTGATTAAGCGCGAAGTGACCGCCCAGCTCGACACGAATTTGCTCAACGAAGCCTGGCCGGAACTTGCCGAGACTTTGCCCACCACCGAGCACCTCGCGCGCGTCATCTTTCACCGGCTTGTGCCCCACCTGCCCGTGGTGCGGGTGCAGTTATTCGAATCGGACGACCTTTGGGCTGAGTATCAGGGAGAAGGCATGCAAGCGTATCTGACCATTTCCGACCACTTCGCCGCCGCCCACCGGCTGGCCCTCGATTCGCTCTCGCTTGAAGAAAACACCGAGATTTACGGCCTGTGCGCCCGCCCGAACGGCCACGGCCACAACTACCACGTCGAAATTACCGTCAAGGGCGAAGTGGACGGACGCACCGGCATGCTGGTGGATCTGGCGGCATTACAGCAGATTCTCAAAGACAAGGTCCTGCTGCCCTTCGACCACACCTTCCTCAATAAGGACGTGCCCTACTTCGCCGGGGTGGTGCCCACTGCCGAAAATATCGCCCTCCATATCCGTGACCTGCTCGAAGAGCCGGTGCGGGCTTTGGGGGCGAGGCTCCACAAAGTGCGACTCATCGAGAGCCCGAACAACTCGGTCGAGGTCCATACCGAAAGCTACGCCCCGCTGGTGGGCTGA
- a CDS encoding FtsW/RodA/SpoVE family cell cycle protein, translated as MPTLLERLQAPLRERTGETSPNAWVPEARLLVVLILCWLALGLLVLFSASLPVGELQYDDGLRFFTRQALTAAVGLLLMFWLCRTRIDRLFAVALPVFGVLLAMVFLVKIPGIGVELNGARRWLQLGPFSLQPSELIKPCVILLAAPLIANWRRLPNFTRLLGLVAAGLTVGGVLLQPDLGTAALIGVTLWLMGFAGGLPLGGLFAVLAAGGAVAAWKVSTTAYQMGRVTAFLDPWEVARGEGYQLVQSLLAVGSGGLQGTGFGLSAQKSAFLPYPYSDFIFAVFCEEFGLVGAAAFVLFLLLFLVVGLRVAVRCAEPTRRLIAAGATLLLVTQAFFHIAVVTGAVPPKGMPLPLMSYGGSGLIASLLCCALLIRAACEMNLAPAVRFVRRRPAAPPPRPVAPAARPASEPVRREPSPLPAYLLDTAVRSR; from the coding sequence ATGCCTACGCTTCTCGAAAGATTGCAGGCTCCTTTGCGGGAGCGCACCGGCGAAACCAGCCCGAACGCATGGGTGCCGGAGGCGCGCCTGCTGGTCGTGCTCATCCTCTGCTGGCTCGCCCTCGGCCTGCTGGTGCTCTTTTCGGCTTCTTTGCCGGTGGGTGAGCTGCAGTACGACGACGGGTTGCGATTTTTTACGCGCCAGGCGCTCACGGCGGCGGTGGGGTTGCTGCTGATGTTCTGGCTGTGCCGAACGCGCATCGACCGCCTGTTTGCCGTGGCTTTGCCGGTGTTCGGGGTGCTGCTGGCGATGGTGTTTTTGGTCAAAATTCCGGGTATCGGCGTCGAGCTGAACGGCGCGCGCCGCTGGCTCCAGCTGGGGCCTTTCTCGCTGCAGCCTTCTGAACTGATCAAGCCCTGCGTCATTTTGCTGGCGGCCCCGCTGATCGCCAACTGGCGAAGGCTGCCGAATTTTACGCGCCTGCTCGGTCTGGTGGCTGCGGGCCTGACGGTGGGCGGCGTGCTGCTCCAGCCTGACCTGGGTACTGCTGCGCTGATTGGTGTCACCCTCTGGCTGATGGGCTTTGCGGGGGGTCTGCCCCTGGGCGGCTTATTTGCGGTGCTGGCGGCCGGGGGCGCGGTCGCTGCCTGGAAGGTAAGCACCACCGCCTATCAGATGGGCCGGGTGACCGCTTTTCTCGATCCGTGGGAGGTAGCCCGGGGCGAAGGTTACCAGTTGGTGCAGAGTCTGCTTGCCGTCGGCTCCGGCGGCCTGCAAGGCACCGGGTTCGGCCTGTCGGCCCAAAAATCGGCGTTCTTGCCCTACCCCTATTCCGATTTCATCTTCGCGGTCTTTTGCGAGGAGTTCGGCCTGGTCGGTGCCGCCGCCTTTGTGCTCTTTTTGTTGCTCTTTTTGGTCGTGGGCTTGCGGGTGGCGGTGCGCTGCGCCGAACCTACGCGCCGATTAATAGCCGCCGGTGCGACGCTGCTGTTGGTTACCCAGGCATTCTTCCACATCGCTGTGGTCACCGGTGCCGTACCGCCCAAGGGCATGCCGCTGCCGCTGATGAGCTACGGTGGCAGCGGTTTGATTGCGAGCTTATTGTGCTGCGCTCTGCTTATCCGTGCCGCCTGCGAGATGAACCTTGCCCCGGCGGTGCGCTTCGTGCGCCGCCGCCCCGCCGCGCCACCGCCCCGCCCAGTGGCGCCCGCCGCTCGTCCCGCCTCCGAACCTGTCCGGCGGGAGCCGTCGCCTTTGCCGGCGTACCTGCTCGATACGGCTGTCCGTAGCCGGTAG
- a CDS encoding ArnT family glycosyltransferase, producing the protein MSAAESPPKSVAGAIVFPVAGLLVLCLAFYFWRLDGYTLFDRTETETAEVARQMFVTGDWVTPVFNGIRYFDKPVLLYWLMAMGFGVLGVGEWAVRLPSALFATVLVLATYAFALRLYSPRVALLAGTILAANPLFLALGRTGVTDMGLTSFVAVALFGWYWSYSGKHPWGYRLGFAAVAGAVLIKGPIGLLLPGLIVLGFLLWTGQWRRLGEIPWVSAVAIFAVLTLPWYILVTQANGVQFLQTFFFHHNVNRFLNVVDNQPGPWYYYLLVTPAGFFPWIMLLPATLPRLVHFDWWRRSFWAARSPREQLPLFLALWFAVVLVFVSAASTKLPHYILPGLPALALLCALVWEERTGAPKFLVRFGLGGVALGMLLLAGAFAFALNFIEDPSLPELRSSIEATGLPWLLAAIALIAAAAVAIAAFRPRPDWAWAACLLAYSLIFPALIGGLMPVLEPQVHRPLLAMADRLRTEARPGDLTAALGVYAPSLNFYSGINRIPVYQKSPEVRYQMAQDRRMLLVTTEGRLCEHWMILDDFPIIFTSGIYRLYDIPPRSKLRYSKPGVCEGN; encoded by the coding sequence ATGTCAGCCGCCGAATCTCCTCCCAAGTCCGTCGCCGGTGCGATTGTTTTTCCGGTGGCGGGTCTTTTGGTGTTGTGCCTGGCCTTTTACTTCTGGCGGCTGGACGGCTACACCCTGTTCGATCGCACCGAAACGGAGACGGCGGAGGTGGCCCGGCAGATGTTCGTGACCGGCGATTGGGTGACGCCGGTATTCAACGGCATCCGCTACTTCGACAAGCCGGTCTTGCTGTACTGGCTGATGGCGATGGGCTTCGGCGTCCTTGGGGTTGGCGAATGGGCCGTGCGCCTGCCCTCGGCCCTGTTTGCCACGGTGCTGGTGCTGGCCACCTACGCCTTTGCCCTGCGGCTCTATAGTCCCCGCGTGGCGCTTCTGGCCGGTACGATCCTGGCGGCCAACCCGTTATTTCTGGCCCTCGGGCGCACCGGGGTCACCGACATGGGTCTCACCAGCTTCGTGGCGGTGGCCTTGTTCGGTTGGTACTGGTCCTACAGCGGCAAACACCCCTGGGGTTACCGGCTGGGCTTTGCGGCGGTGGCCGGGGCGGTGCTCATCAAGGGTCCCATCGGCCTGCTGCTTCCTGGACTCATCGTGCTGGGGTTTTTGCTGTGGACCGGCCAGTGGCGTCGGCTGGGGGAGATCCCCTGGGTGAGCGCCGTGGCGATTTTTGCCGTGTTGACCTTACCCTGGTACATTCTGGTCACCCAGGCCAACGGCGTCCAGTTTTTGCAGACGTTTTTCTTCCACCACAACGTCAACCGCTTTTTGAATGTCGTCGACAACCAGCCCGGTCCTTGGTACTACTACCTGCTGGTCACCCCGGCGGGCTTTTTCCCGTGGATTATGCTGTTGCCGGCCACCCTGCCCCGGCTGGTGCACTTTGACTGGTGGCGACGAAGCTTCTGGGCTGCGCGCTCACCCCGCGAGCAGTTGCCGTTGTTTCTGGCCCTCTGGTTCGCGGTGGTGCTGGTATTTGTGAGTGCCGCCTCCACGAAGCTGCCGCACTACATCCTGCCCGGCCTGCCGGCTCTGGCCTTGCTGTGTGCGCTGGTTTGGGAGGAGCGCACGGGCGCTCCGAAGTTCCTGGTGCGCTTCGGCCTGGGGGGGGTAGCCCTTGGAATGCTGCTACTTGCGGGGGCTTTTGCCTTTGCGCTCAACTTCATCGAAGACCCGTCCCTGCCCGAGTTGCGTTCGAGCATCGAAGCGACCGGCCTGCCCTGGCTCCTAGCCGCCATTGCCCTGATTGCCGCCGCCGCCGTCGCGATTGCCGCCTTCAGGCCCCGGCCCGATTGGGCGTGGGCTGCCTGTCTGCTCGCCTACAGTCTCATCTTTCCAGCTTTGATTGGCGGCCTGATGCCCGTGCTCGAACCGCAGGTGCACAGGCCCTTGCTGGCTATGGCCGACCGGCTGCGCACCGAAGCGCGCCCGGGCGATTTGACCGCCGCCTTGGGGGTCTACGCCCCCAGCCTCAATTTCTACTCGGGCATCAACCGCATCCCCGTCTATCAAAAAAGCCCGGAGGTGCGCTACCAGATGGCCCAGGACCGGCGCATGCTGCTGGTGACCACCGAGGGTCGCCTGTGCGAACACTGGATGATCCTCGATGATTTTCCGATTATTTTCACGTCCGGTATCTACAGGCTCTACGACATCCCGCCGCGCTCGAAGCTCAGATACTCAAAACCTGGTGTCTGCGAGGGAAATTGA
- a CDS encoding sigma-70 family RNA polymerase sigma factor, protein MRVGVAVTQVSDEQLVWRASRSDGQAFRELYRRYVSKVRGLLYQMMSDIESLDDLTQEVFVKVFKALPGFRGDAQFSTWLFRIAVNCCQDARRRRARRPMAVPIDNLPLAARGEDPLGRLDREQLVSQALATLKEEHRDVVILHDLHDRPQDEIAKLLNVPVGTVKSRLFYARRQLREWFYARGIEL, encoded by the coding sequence ATGCGTGTGGGCGTTGCTGTGACCCAGGTGAGCGACGAGCAACTGGTCTGGCGGGCGAGTCGCTCCGACGGCCAGGCGTTTCGGGAGCTTTACCGGCGCTATGTCTCGAAGGTGCGCGGCCTGCTCTATCAGATGATGAGCGACATCGAAAGCCTGGATGATCTCACCCAGGAAGTTTTCGTCAAGGTCTTCAAGGCGCTGCCGGGTTTTCGGGGGGATGCCCAGTTTTCGACGTGGTTGTTCCGCATCGCCGTCAACTGCTGCCAGGACGCCCGCCGCCGCCGCGCCCGCCGGCCGATGGCCGTGCCCATAGACAATCTGCCGCTCGCCGCGCGCGGCGAGGATCCGCTCGGGCGCCTCGACCGCGAGCAGCTTGTGTCGCAGGCGCTCGCCACGCTCAAGGAAGAGCACCGCGATGTGGTGATTTTGCACGATCTGCACGATCGCCCGCAGGATGAAATTGCCAAACTGTTGAACGTGCCCGTCGGCACGGTCAAATCGCGGTTGTTCTACGCGCGCCGCCAGTTGCGCGAATGGTTCTACGCCCGGGGGATCGAGCTATGA